The following proteins are encoded in a genomic region of Desulfosporosinus youngiae DSM 17734:
- a CDS encoding YggT family protein translates to MNEITDPKTHQQTLKAKNIVYYILGVLEVLLAFRLVFKLLGANPQSPFVSFIYSVSQAFLAPFNGIFRAAVTKGIEAQSVLEPTTIIAMIVYAVLAWGIVKLIEISRPHQTTGIH, encoded by the coding sequence ATGAACGAAATTACGGATCCAAAAACTCACCAGCAAACGTTGAAAGCAAAGAATATTGTTTACTATATTTTGGGTGTTTTAGAAGTATTATTGGCCTTCCGTCTTGTGTTCAAACTTCTGGGCGCCAATCCTCAAAGCCCCTTTGTGTCCTTCATCTATTCTGTCTCACAAGCATTTTTAGCTCCTTTTAACGGCATTTTTCGAGCGGCTGTCACAAAAGGGATTGAAGCCCAGTCAGTTTTAGAGCCGACAACCATTATTGCTATGATTGTATATGCCGTTCTGGCTTGGGGTATCGTTAAGTTAATTGAAATCAGCAGGCCCCATCAGACAACAGGAATTCATTAG